The sequence CCATTGCTCGGGGCAACGATCGATGAGCTTTTGCGCCCCAAGCGGGCTTAAGATATACCCCTGTGTCCCCATGCCCCCCATAGGACTAAAGAGCTGATCAAAGTGGTATCCCTTAGACTTTGTCAAGCAGTGGCGTTTAAAGTAAGGGGCAAAAAGCCGCACCATTTGGGCTTTATTTGCGTAGAGACCCTCTAACCCTAAAGCGCACTTTTCAAAAAACTCAAAAGTGGGTAGGACATCGTCTTCTAACGCAATGATTGGCTTTTGCAGTTTCACGCACTCTTGCCACAACAAATAATGGCTGGCAAAGCACCCCAGTTGCCCGAAGCTTTGGAAGTTCACACGGCTTTTTAAGGCAAGGCGCATTAAACTTAATCCCTCTTTAAAGTCGGGCAGGTGGGGGCTAAAATCGTTAAACACGGCGTGGGTGTGGGTGTAGGTGATGCCCTTAGCTAAGAAGTCCTTATGCCCGTGGATAGCGTTAAACA is a genomic window of Helicobacter sp. NHP19-012 containing:
- a CDS encoding glycosyltransferase family 25 protein → MSENIPIYIIHLENSARDIAPLLWHLNYLLERTPHKGFSIQVFNAIHGHKDFLAKGITYTHTHAVFNDFSPHLPDFKEGLSLMRLALKSRVNFQSFGQLGCFASHYLLWQECVKLQKPIIALEDDVLPTFEFFEKCALGLEGLYANKAQMVRLFAPYFKRHCLTKSKGYHFDQLFSPMGGMGTQGYILSPLGAQKLIDRCPEQWILPVDTYIDAYYTHEVSCLTFKNPALFVDELVSQIPHASTDYFKGKLKFFSHLMRACNYVLKCRLFVQHLLFSFLARKA